Proteins found in one Salmo salar chromosome ssa26, Ssal_v3.1, whole genome shotgun sequence genomic segment:
- the pamr1a gene encoding inactive serine protease PAMR1 isoform X3, producing MLESYPINAHCEWRVQVERGENVELRFSMLSLEPDHNCHYDYVELRDGDSLSSPVIGRFCGNELPPPIRTSGSKLHVLFVSDGYNNFDGFFAAFQQISACSPSPCQHHGTCLLNPVQSFRCACLAGYTGQLCENVARSQVCVLPARPVNGELLSVYGLEDELLAVQYLCHPPYTLTGTPQRTCLPNATWSGTVPICGKVDKEPIRPSQRGADPVRGLGVCPPPARLHHGYLQLVRGSGGGPDTVDYFCNTSYILSGGSRSTCLPDGSWSGRQPLCVRACREPKVSELVRHKVVKPKAPSRRSPVHRLHTSSRHKVYDSLPPGMDPPSSGNLSSTQDPILGELPRGFHHLYTSIEYECASSLYQHYGSPRRTCLKTGRWSGRHVSCSPVCGQLPAAFSPQNLTEIGWPWHAAIYLRSPSIRSAGSGLQGAPEDASSPWQLACSGALVTQLSVLLAAHCLVVAGVGKPQWVDPADIKVVMGIHSPGQMRTLKQLQVSSVLVHPSFDPVTLDSDLAVLNLRDKAKISERVLPVCLPKMQGGEVTATQGYATGWLLASDSRSSSKPSLDTETAQTGVVELGDVVQCERQFAQSGAPVTITDNMLCAIRHPLNPTKPCPTVSAGITIIPSPATKPSSGPSEGQGDDSVVWELLALESFGYEKWNCGPGLYTVHTRINNFKDWIQKNMK from the exons ATGCTGGAGAGTTACCCCATCAATGCGCACTGTGAGTGGAGGgtgcaggtagagagaggggagaacgtGGAGCTCAG GTTCTCCATGCTTAGTCTAGAGCCTGACCACAACTGTCACTATGACTACGTGGAGCTGCGGGATGGTGACAGCCTGAGCTCCCCCGTCATTGGCCGGTTTTGTGGGAATGAGCTGCCTCCACCAATCAGAACCTCTGGAAGCAAGCTGCACGTCCTGTTTGTCTCAGACGGCTACAACAACTTTGATGGCTTCTTTGCCGCTTTTCAGCAGATCTCAG CGTGCAGCCCCTCCCCTTGTCAGCACCATGGAACCTGTTTGCTGAACCCAGTACAGTCTTTTCGCTGTGCATGTCTGGCAGGCTACACAGGTCAACTGTGTGAGAATG TTGctaggagtcaggtgtgtgtgttgccagcGAGGCCCGTGAACGGGGAGCTCCTCTCTGTGTACGGCCTGGAGGATGAGCTCCTGGCTGTTCAGTACCTGTGCCACCcaccctacacactgactggCACCCCCCAGAGGACCTGCCTGCCCAACGCCACCTGGAGTGGCACGGTGCCCATCTGTGGGAAGGTAGATAAAG AGCCCATTAGACCCAGTCAGAGGGGTGCAGACCCAGTCAGAGGGCTCGGGGTGTGTCCTCCTCCAGCCAGGCTGCACCATGGCTACCTCCAGCTGGTCCGGGGCTCTGGAGGAGGTCCCGACACAGTCGACTACTTCTGTAACACCTCCTACATCCTGAGTGGAGGCTCCCGGAGCACCTGTCTCCCAGATGGCTCGTGGAGTGGCCGGCAACCACTGTGTGTGAGAG CCTGTCGAGAGCCTAAGGTATCTGAGCTGGTGAGACACAAGGTTGTGAAGCCAAAGGCCCCATCCAG GAGAAGTCCAGTCCACAGGCTTCACACCTCATCCAGGCATAAGGTCTATGACAGTCTCCCCCCTGGCATGGACCCACCCTCCTCAGGGAACCTCTCCAGCACCCAAGACCCTATCCTTGGGGAGTTACCCCGTGGTTTCCACCACCTGTACACTAGCATAGAGTATGAGTgtgcctcctctctctaccaacACTATGGTAGCCCCCGGCGCACCTGTCTGAAGACTGGCAGGTGGAGTGGGCGTCATGTCTCCTGCTCGCCAG TGTGTGGTCAACTCCCAGCAGCCTTCAGCCCTCAGAACCTCACTGAGATTGGCTGGCCCTGGCATGCAGCCATCTACCTCCGCTCCCCCAGCATCCGCAGTGCTGGCTCTGGCCTACAGGGGGCACCAGAGGATGCCTCCTCTCCCTGGCAGCTGGCGTGCAGTGGAGCACTCGTCACCCAGCTCAGTGTGCTGTTGGCAGCTCACTGCCTGGTGGTGGCAGGAGTGGGCAAGCCGCAGTGGGTAGATCCAGCCGACATTAAAGTGGTGATGGGAATACACAGCCCGGGCCAGATGAGGACACTGAAACAACTGCAG gtttCCTCTGTCCTGGTCCATCCCAGCTTTGATCCTGTGACACTGGACTCGGACCTGGCCGTTCTGAATCTACGGGACAAGGCCAAGATCAGTGAGCGTGTTCTGCCCGTGTGTCTCCCCAAAATGCAAGGCGGGGAGGTGACAGCCACACAGGGCTATGCCACAGGCTGGCTCCTTGCATCTGACTCAAGGTCCAGTTCCAAACCCAGCCTAGACACCGAGACAGCCCAGACTGGAGTGGTTGAGCTGGGGGATGTCGTTCAGTGCGAGAGGCAGTTTGCTCAGAGCGGGGCCCCTGTCACCATCACTGACAATATGCTGTGTGCAATACGCCACCCTCTCAATCCCACCAAGCCTTGCCCCACTGTCAGCGCAGGCATTACAATCATACCATCTCCTGCCACTAAGCCATCATCGGGTCCTTCGGAGGGACAGGGGGATGATAGTGTTGTCTGGGAGCTTCTGGCTTTAGAAAGTTTTGGTTATGAGAAATGGAACTGTGGCCCAGGGCTTTACACAGTCCATACCCGGATAAACAACTTCAAAGACTGGATACAGAAAAACATGAAGTAG
- the pamr1a gene encoding inactive serine protease PAMR1 isoform X1 yields MILVCQRTLPTGRTTMPPHLQPRHLLPLLHVILLCLHATAWPHDSRGVVDDKCPSSEWNHMCRDCCEYQLIQCRCPSQGARVGYSVPCCRNQLDHCDPCIIHPGCSLFENCKTCHNGTWEAKDDFFIRGRFCTDCRQGWAGGDCKTCGGVIRRAQGHIMLESYPINAHCEWRVQVERGENVELRFSMLSLEPDHNCHYDYVELRDGDSLSSPVIGRFCGNELPPPIRTSGSKLHVLFVSDGYNNFDGFFAAFQQISACSPSPCQHHGTCLLNPVQSFRCACLAGYTGQLCENVARSQVCVLPARPVNGELLSVYGLEDELLAVQYLCHPPYTLTGTPQRTCLPNATWSGTVPICGKVDKEPIRPSQRGADPVRGLGVCPPPARLHHGYLQLVRGSGGGPDTVDYFCNTSYILSGGSRSTCLPDGSWSGRQPLCVRACREPKVSELVRHKVVKPKAPSRRSPVHRLHTSSRHKVYDSLPPGMDPPSSGNLSSTQDPILGELPRGFHHLYTSIEYECASSLYQHYGSPRRTCLKTGRWSGRHVSCSPVCGQLPAAFSPQNLTEIGWPWHAAIYLRSPSIRSAGSGLQGAPEDASSPWQLACSGALVTQLSVLLAAHCLVVAGVGKPQWVDPADIKVVMGIHSPGQMRTLKQLQVSSVLVHPSFDPVTLDSDLAVLNLRDKAKISERVLPVCLPKMQGGEVTATQGYATGWLLASDSRSSSKPSLDTETAQTGVVELGDVVQCERQFAQSGAPVTITDNMLCAIRHPLNPTKPCPTVSAGITIIPSPATKPSSGPSEGQGDDSVVWELLALESFGYEKWNCGPGLYTVHTRINNFKDWIQKNMK; encoded by the exons ATGATTCTGGTGTGCCAGAGGACGCTGCCCACTGGGAGGACGACAATGCCCCCTCATCTGCAACCCAGACACCTCCTGCCTCTTCTCCATGTCATTCTACTCTGCCTCCATGCAACTGCCTGGCCCCACG aTTCCAGAGGTGTGGTGGATGACAAGTGTCCCAGCTCAGAGTGGAACCACATGTGTAGGGACTGTTGTGAGTACCAGCTGATCCAGTGTAGATGTCCTTCCCAGGGGGCACGGGTGGGCTACTCCGTCCCCTGCTGCCGCAACCAACTGGACCATTGTGACCCCTGCATCATCCACCCTG GCTGCAGTCTGTTTGAGAACTGTAAAACCTGTCACAATGGGACGTGGGAGGCCAAGGATGATTTCTTCATCCGAGGGAGATTCTGTACGGACTGTCGTCAGGGCTGGGCAGGTGGAGACTGCAAGA CATGTGGAGGGGTGATTCGTAGAGCCCAGGGCCACATCATGCTGGAGAGTTACCCCATCAATGCGCACTGTGAGTGGAGGgtgcaggtagagagaggggagaacgtGGAGCTCAG GTTCTCCATGCTTAGTCTAGAGCCTGACCACAACTGTCACTATGACTACGTGGAGCTGCGGGATGGTGACAGCCTGAGCTCCCCCGTCATTGGCCGGTTTTGTGGGAATGAGCTGCCTCCACCAATCAGAACCTCTGGAAGCAAGCTGCACGTCCTGTTTGTCTCAGACGGCTACAACAACTTTGATGGCTTCTTTGCCGCTTTTCAGCAGATCTCAG CGTGCAGCCCCTCCCCTTGTCAGCACCATGGAACCTGTTTGCTGAACCCAGTACAGTCTTTTCGCTGTGCATGTCTGGCAGGCTACACAGGTCAACTGTGTGAGAATG TTGctaggagtcaggtgtgtgtgttgccagcGAGGCCCGTGAACGGGGAGCTCCTCTCTGTGTACGGCCTGGAGGATGAGCTCCTGGCTGTTCAGTACCTGTGCCACCcaccctacacactgactggCACCCCCCAGAGGACCTGCCTGCCCAACGCCACCTGGAGTGGCACGGTGCCCATCTGTGGGAAGGTAGATAAAG AGCCCATTAGACCCAGTCAGAGGGGTGCAGACCCAGTCAGAGGGCTCGGGGTGTGTCCTCCTCCAGCCAGGCTGCACCATGGCTACCTCCAGCTGGTCCGGGGCTCTGGAGGAGGTCCCGACACAGTCGACTACTTCTGTAACACCTCCTACATCCTGAGTGGAGGCTCCCGGAGCACCTGTCTCCCAGATGGCTCGTGGAGTGGCCGGCAACCACTGTGTGTGAGAG CCTGTCGAGAGCCTAAGGTATCTGAGCTGGTGAGACACAAGGTTGTGAAGCCAAAGGCCCCATCCAG GAGAAGTCCAGTCCACAGGCTTCACACCTCATCCAGGCATAAGGTCTATGACAGTCTCCCCCCTGGCATGGACCCACCCTCCTCAGGGAACCTCTCCAGCACCCAAGACCCTATCCTTGGGGAGTTACCCCGTGGTTTCCACCACCTGTACACTAGCATAGAGTATGAGTgtgcctcctctctctaccaacACTATGGTAGCCCCCGGCGCACCTGTCTGAAGACTGGCAGGTGGAGTGGGCGTCATGTCTCCTGCTCGCCAG TGTGTGGTCAACTCCCAGCAGCCTTCAGCCCTCAGAACCTCACTGAGATTGGCTGGCCCTGGCATGCAGCCATCTACCTCCGCTCCCCCAGCATCCGCAGTGCTGGCTCTGGCCTACAGGGGGCACCAGAGGATGCCTCCTCTCCCTGGCAGCTGGCGTGCAGTGGAGCACTCGTCACCCAGCTCAGTGTGCTGTTGGCAGCTCACTGCCTGGTGGTGGCAGGAGTGGGCAAGCCGCAGTGGGTAGATCCAGCCGACATTAAAGTGGTGATGGGAATACACAGCCCGGGCCAGATGAGGACACTGAAACAACTGCAG gtttCCTCTGTCCTGGTCCATCCCAGCTTTGATCCTGTGACACTGGACTCGGACCTGGCCGTTCTGAATCTACGGGACAAGGCCAAGATCAGTGAGCGTGTTCTGCCCGTGTGTCTCCCCAAAATGCAAGGCGGGGAGGTGACAGCCACACAGGGCTATGCCACAGGCTGGCTCCTTGCATCTGACTCAAGGTCCAGTTCCAAACCCAGCCTAGACACCGAGACAGCCCAGACTGGAGTGGTTGAGCTGGGGGATGTCGTTCAGTGCGAGAGGCAGTTTGCTCAGAGCGGGGCCCCTGTCACCATCACTGACAATATGCTGTGTGCAATACGCCACCCTCTCAATCCCACCAAGCCTTGCCCCACTGTCAGCGCAGGCATTACAATCATACCATCTCCTGCCACTAAGCCATCATCGGGTCCTTCGGAGGGACAGGGGGATGATAGTGTTGTCTGGGAGCTTCTGGCTTTAGAAAGTTTTGGTTATGAGAAATGGAACTGTGGCCCAGGGCTTTACACAGTCCATACCCGGATAAACAACTTCAAAGACTGGATACAGAAAAACATGAAGTAG
- the pamr1a gene encoding inactive serine protease PAMR1 isoform X2: protein MILVCQRTLPTGRTTMPPHLQPRHLLPLLHVILLCLHATAWPHDSRGVVDDKCPSSEWNHMCRDCCEYQLIQCRCPSQGARVGYSVPCCRNQLDHCDPCIIHPGCSLFENCKTCHNGTWEAKDDFFIRGRFCTDCRQGWAGGDCKTCGGVIRRAQGHIMLESYPINAHCEWRVQVERGENVELRFSMLSLEPDHNCHYDYVELRDGDSLSSPVIGRFCGNELPPPIRTSGSKLHVLFVSDGYNNFDGFFAAFQQISVARSQVCVLPARPVNGELLSVYGLEDELLAVQYLCHPPYTLTGTPQRTCLPNATWSGTVPICGKVDKEPIRPSQRGADPVRGLGVCPPPARLHHGYLQLVRGSGGGPDTVDYFCNTSYILSGGSRSTCLPDGSWSGRQPLCVRACREPKVSELVRHKVVKPKAPSRRSPVHRLHTSSRHKVYDSLPPGMDPPSSGNLSSTQDPILGELPRGFHHLYTSIEYECASSLYQHYGSPRRTCLKTGRWSGRHVSCSPVCGQLPAAFSPQNLTEIGWPWHAAIYLRSPSIRSAGSGLQGAPEDASSPWQLACSGALVTQLSVLLAAHCLVVAGVGKPQWVDPADIKVVMGIHSPGQMRTLKQLQVSSVLVHPSFDPVTLDSDLAVLNLRDKAKISERVLPVCLPKMQGGEVTATQGYATGWLLASDSRSSSKPSLDTETAQTGVVELGDVVQCERQFAQSGAPVTITDNMLCAIRHPLNPTKPCPTVSAGITIIPSPATKPSSGPSEGQGDDSVVWELLALESFGYEKWNCGPGLYTVHTRINNFKDWIQKNMK, encoded by the exons ATGATTCTGGTGTGCCAGAGGACGCTGCCCACTGGGAGGACGACAATGCCCCCTCATCTGCAACCCAGACACCTCCTGCCTCTTCTCCATGTCATTCTACTCTGCCTCCATGCAACTGCCTGGCCCCACG aTTCCAGAGGTGTGGTGGATGACAAGTGTCCCAGCTCAGAGTGGAACCACATGTGTAGGGACTGTTGTGAGTACCAGCTGATCCAGTGTAGATGTCCTTCCCAGGGGGCACGGGTGGGCTACTCCGTCCCCTGCTGCCGCAACCAACTGGACCATTGTGACCCCTGCATCATCCACCCTG GCTGCAGTCTGTTTGAGAACTGTAAAACCTGTCACAATGGGACGTGGGAGGCCAAGGATGATTTCTTCATCCGAGGGAGATTCTGTACGGACTGTCGTCAGGGCTGGGCAGGTGGAGACTGCAAGA CATGTGGAGGGGTGATTCGTAGAGCCCAGGGCCACATCATGCTGGAGAGTTACCCCATCAATGCGCACTGTGAGTGGAGGgtgcaggtagagagaggggagaacgtGGAGCTCAG GTTCTCCATGCTTAGTCTAGAGCCTGACCACAACTGTCACTATGACTACGTGGAGCTGCGGGATGGTGACAGCCTGAGCTCCCCCGTCATTGGCCGGTTTTGTGGGAATGAGCTGCCTCCACCAATCAGAACCTCTGGAAGCAAGCTGCACGTCCTGTTTGTCTCAGACGGCTACAACAACTTTGATGGCTTCTTTGCCGCTTTTCAGCAGATCTCAG TTGctaggagtcaggtgtgtgtgttgccagcGAGGCCCGTGAACGGGGAGCTCCTCTCTGTGTACGGCCTGGAGGATGAGCTCCTGGCTGTTCAGTACCTGTGCCACCcaccctacacactgactggCACCCCCCAGAGGACCTGCCTGCCCAACGCCACCTGGAGTGGCACGGTGCCCATCTGTGGGAAGGTAGATAAAG AGCCCATTAGACCCAGTCAGAGGGGTGCAGACCCAGTCAGAGGGCTCGGGGTGTGTCCTCCTCCAGCCAGGCTGCACCATGGCTACCTCCAGCTGGTCCGGGGCTCTGGAGGAGGTCCCGACACAGTCGACTACTTCTGTAACACCTCCTACATCCTGAGTGGAGGCTCCCGGAGCACCTGTCTCCCAGATGGCTCGTGGAGTGGCCGGCAACCACTGTGTGTGAGAG CCTGTCGAGAGCCTAAGGTATCTGAGCTGGTGAGACACAAGGTTGTGAAGCCAAAGGCCCCATCCAG GAGAAGTCCAGTCCACAGGCTTCACACCTCATCCAGGCATAAGGTCTATGACAGTCTCCCCCCTGGCATGGACCCACCCTCCTCAGGGAACCTCTCCAGCACCCAAGACCCTATCCTTGGGGAGTTACCCCGTGGTTTCCACCACCTGTACACTAGCATAGAGTATGAGTgtgcctcctctctctaccaacACTATGGTAGCCCCCGGCGCACCTGTCTGAAGACTGGCAGGTGGAGTGGGCGTCATGTCTCCTGCTCGCCAG TGTGTGGTCAACTCCCAGCAGCCTTCAGCCCTCAGAACCTCACTGAGATTGGCTGGCCCTGGCATGCAGCCATCTACCTCCGCTCCCCCAGCATCCGCAGTGCTGGCTCTGGCCTACAGGGGGCACCAGAGGATGCCTCCTCTCCCTGGCAGCTGGCGTGCAGTGGAGCACTCGTCACCCAGCTCAGTGTGCTGTTGGCAGCTCACTGCCTGGTGGTGGCAGGAGTGGGCAAGCCGCAGTGGGTAGATCCAGCCGACATTAAAGTGGTGATGGGAATACACAGCCCGGGCCAGATGAGGACACTGAAACAACTGCAG gtttCCTCTGTCCTGGTCCATCCCAGCTTTGATCCTGTGACACTGGACTCGGACCTGGCCGTTCTGAATCTACGGGACAAGGCCAAGATCAGTGAGCGTGTTCTGCCCGTGTGTCTCCCCAAAATGCAAGGCGGGGAGGTGACAGCCACACAGGGCTATGCCACAGGCTGGCTCCTTGCATCTGACTCAAGGTCCAGTTCCAAACCCAGCCTAGACACCGAGACAGCCCAGACTGGAGTGGTTGAGCTGGGGGATGTCGTTCAGTGCGAGAGGCAGTTTGCTCAGAGCGGGGCCCCTGTCACCATCACTGACAATATGCTGTGTGCAATACGCCACCCTCTCAATCCCACCAAGCCTTGCCCCACTGTCAGCGCAGGCATTACAATCATACCATCTCCTGCCACTAAGCCATCATCGGGTCCTTCGGAGGGACAGGGGGATGATAGTGTTGTCTGGGAGCTTCTGGCTTTAGAAAGTTTTGGTTATGAGAAATGGAACTGTGGCCCAGGGCTTTACACAGTCCATACCCGGATAAACAACTTCAAAGACTGGATACAGAAAAACATGAAGTAG
- the LOC106587781 gene encoding cryptochrome-2 isoform X1, with protein sequence MSVNSVHWFRKGLRLHDNPALQDALDGAETVRCVYILDPCFAGSANVGLNRWRFLLEALEDLDTSLRKLNLRLFVVRGQPTDVFPRLFKEWNVTRLTFEYDSEPYGTERDATILKMAQDFGVETRVRNSHTLYKLARIIEMNKDMPPLTFKRFQAIVQRLELPKKPLPTVTRQQMDCCQTGVEANHDERYGVPSLDELGFKTHSLGPAVWRGGETEALERLNNHMDKKGWMANLERPRISVSSLMASPTGLSPYLRFGCLSCRTLYYRLRELYMMARKHCTPPLSLFAQLLWREFFYTAATNNPKFDRMEGNPVCLQIPWDNNPEALAKWAEGQTGFPWIDAIMTQLRQEGWIHHLARHAVACFLTRGDLWMSWESGMKVFEELLLDADWSVNAGSWMWLSCSSFFQQFFHCYCPVGFGRRTDPSGDYIRRYIPKLKDYPNRYIHEPWTAPDSVQKATNCVVGVDYPRPMLNHAQRSCLNIERMKQVYNTLSNYKGLSLLGSVSTIQEEVESAVMTDSSQTHVSGSLTGALVVPDWSSNSGHQDRTPAGPSPPRKRGHSPNLLELTEWGTEAKVHCCSSALVGSSDSSQQ encoded by the exons ATTTCTACTGGAAGCCTTGGAGGACCTGGACACAAGCCTGCGGAAACTAAATTTGAGGCTATTCGTAGTACGAGGCCAGCCCACAGATGTCTTTCCAAGACTTTTCAAG GAGTGGAATGTCACCCGGTTGACCTTCGAGTACgattcagagccctatgggacggAGCGCGACGCCACCATCCTGAAGATGGCGCAGGACTTTGGCGTGGAGACCCGCGTCAGAAATTCCCACACACTCTACAAACTGGCCAG GATCATTGAGATGAACAAGGACATGCCCCCACTGACCTTCAAGCGCTTCCAGGCCATCGTCCAGCGGCTGGAGCTGCCCAAGAAGCCCCTCCCCACTGTCACCCGGCAACAGATGGACTGCTGCCAGACAGGCGTCGAGGCCAATCACGATGAGCGTTACGGAGTGCCCTCCCTCGATGAACTAG GTTTTAAGACTCACAGTTTGGGTCCTGCTGTGTGGAGGGGCGGGGAGACTGAGGCACTGGAGAGACTGAACAATCATATGGACAAAAAG GGCTGGATGGCGAACTTGGAGCGCCCAAGAATCAGTGTGTCTTCCCTGATGGCCAGTCCCACAGGCCTGAGTCCCTACCTACGTTTTGGATGCCTCTCCTGCAGAACCCTCTACTACAGACTCCGAGAGCTCTACATGATG GCACGTAAGCACTGCACGCCGCCGCTCTCTCTCTTCGCCCAGCTGCTGTGGCGGGAGTTCTTCTATACGGCTGCTACCAACAATCCCAAGTTCGACCGCATGGAGGGAAACCCTGTCTGCCTGCAGATCCCCTGGGACAACAACCCTGAGGCGCTGGCCAAGTGGGCCGAGGGGCAGACGGGCTTCCCCTGGATCGACGCCATCATGACCCAGCTGAGGCAGGAGGGCTGGATCCACCACCTGGCCAGACACGCTGTAGCCTGCTTCCTCACCAGGGGGGACCTGTGGATGAGCTGGGAGAGTGGTATGAAG GTGTTTGAGGAGCTGCTCCTGGATGCAGACTGGAGTGTGAACGCAGGCAGCTGGATGTGGCTCTCCTGCAGCTCCTTCTTCCAGCAGTTTTTCCactgctactgtcctgtaggCTTCGGCCGGAGGACTGACCCCAGCGGAGACTACATTAG GAGGTATATACCCAAGCTGAAGGACTACCCTAACCGGTACATCCACGAGCCCTGGACGGCCCCAGACTCGGTGCAGAAGGCCACTAACTGTGTGGTGGGGGTGGACTACCCCAGACCCATGCTCAACCATGCACAGAGGAGCTGCCTCAACATAGAGAGGATGAAACAGGTCTACAACACGCTGTCCAACTACAAGGGCCTCA gtttaCTTGGCTCCGTCTCAACAATCCAGGAGGAAGTGGAGTCGGCAGTAATGACTGACAGCTCACAGACCCACGTCAGCG GATCTCTGACCGGGGCCCTTGTGGTTCCAGACTGGTCCTCTAACTCCGGACACCAAGACCGGACGCCAGCGGGACCCTCGCCCCCGAGGAAGAGGGGCCACAGCCCCAACCTGCTGGAGTTAACAGAGTGGGGCACCGAGGCCAAGGTCCATTGCTGCAGCTCAGCCCTTGTGGGGAGCTCCGACAGCTCCCAACAATAA
- the LOC106587781 gene encoding cryptochrome-2 isoform X2 → MSVNSVHWFRKGLRLHDNPALQDALDGAETVRCVYILDPCFAGSANVGLNRWRFLLEALEDLDTSLRKLNLRLFVVRGQPTDVFPRLFKEWNVTRLTFEYDSEPYGTERDATILKMAQDFGVETRVRNSHTLYKLARIIEMNKDMPPLTFKRFQAIVQRLELPKKPLPTVTRQQMDCCQTGVEANHDERYGVPSLDELGFKTHSLGPAVWRGGETEALERLNNHMDKKGWMANLERPRISVSSLMASPTGLSPYLRFGCLSCRTLYYRLRELYMMARKHCTPPLSLFAQLLWREFFYTAATNNPKFDRMEGNPVCLQIPWDNNPEALAKWAEGQTGFPWIDAIMTQLRQEGWIHHLARHAVACFLTRGDLWMSWESGMKVFEELLLDADWSVNAGSWMWLSCSSFFQQFFHCYCPVGFGRRTDPSGDYIRRYIPKLKDYPNRYIHEPWTAPDSVQKATNCVVGVDYPRPMLNHAQRSCLNIERMKQVYNTLSNYKGLSLLGSVSTIQEEVESAVMTDSSQTHVSDWSSNSGHQDRTPAGPSPPRKRGHSPNLLELTEWGTEAKVHCCSSALVGSSDSSQQ, encoded by the exons ATTTCTACTGGAAGCCTTGGAGGACCTGGACACAAGCCTGCGGAAACTAAATTTGAGGCTATTCGTAGTACGAGGCCAGCCCACAGATGTCTTTCCAAGACTTTTCAAG GAGTGGAATGTCACCCGGTTGACCTTCGAGTACgattcagagccctatgggacggAGCGCGACGCCACCATCCTGAAGATGGCGCAGGACTTTGGCGTGGAGACCCGCGTCAGAAATTCCCACACACTCTACAAACTGGCCAG GATCATTGAGATGAACAAGGACATGCCCCCACTGACCTTCAAGCGCTTCCAGGCCATCGTCCAGCGGCTGGAGCTGCCCAAGAAGCCCCTCCCCACTGTCACCCGGCAACAGATGGACTGCTGCCAGACAGGCGTCGAGGCCAATCACGATGAGCGTTACGGAGTGCCCTCCCTCGATGAACTAG GTTTTAAGACTCACAGTTTGGGTCCTGCTGTGTGGAGGGGCGGGGAGACTGAGGCACTGGAGAGACTGAACAATCATATGGACAAAAAG GGCTGGATGGCGAACTTGGAGCGCCCAAGAATCAGTGTGTCTTCCCTGATGGCCAGTCCCACAGGCCTGAGTCCCTACCTACGTTTTGGATGCCTCTCCTGCAGAACCCTCTACTACAGACTCCGAGAGCTCTACATGATG GCACGTAAGCACTGCACGCCGCCGCTCTCTCTCTTCGCCCAGCTGCTGTGGCGGGAGTTCTTCTATACGGCTGCTACCAACAATCCCAAGTTCGACCGCATGGAGGGAAACCCTGTCTGCCTGCAGATCCCCTGGGACAACAACCCTGAGGCGCTGGCCAAGTGGGCCGAGGGGCAGACGGGCTTCCCCTGGATCGACGCCATCATGACCCAGCTGAGGCAGGAGGGCTGGATCCACCACCTGGCCAGACACGCTGTAGCCTGCTTCCTCACCAGGGGGGACCTGTGGATGAGCTGGGAGAGTGGTATGAAG GTGTTTGAGGAGCTGCTCCTGGATGCAGACTGGAGTGTGAACGCAGGCAGCTGGATGTGGCTCTCCTGCAGCTCCTTCTTCCAGCAGTTTTTCCactgctactgtcctgtaggCTTCGGCCGGAGGACTGACCCCAGCGGAGACTACATTAG GAGGTATATACCCAAGCTGAAGGACTACCCTAACCGGTACATCCACGAGCCCTGGACGGCCCCAGACTCGGTGCAGAAGGCCACTAACTGTGTGGTGGGGGTGGACTACCCCAGACCCATGCTCAACCATGCACAGAGGAGCTGCCTCAACATAGAGAGGATGAAACAGGTCTACAACACGCTGTCCAACTACAAGGGCCTCA gtttaCTTGGCTCCGTCTCAACAATCCAGGAGGAAGTGGAGTCGGCAGTAATGACTGACAGCTCACAGACCCACGTCAGCG ACTGGTCCTCTAACTCCGGACACCAAGACCGGACGCCAGCGGGACCCTCGCCCCCGAGGAAGAGGGGCCACAGCCCCAACCTGCTGGAGTTAACAGAGTGGGGCACCGAGGCCAAGGTCCATTGCTGCAGCTCAGCCCTTGTGGGGAGCTCCGACAGCTCCCAACAATAA